GAACAAATAATGCATTGTATCATAAATTCTGGAATGGCTCTCGCTGGAGTGATTGGGAAGAGCTTGGCGGTACTTTAACTTCTGCTCCCGCTGCTGTTTCCTGGGGACCTAATAGAATTGATGTATTTGGAAAAGGAACAAACAATGCATTGTATCATAAATATTGGGATGGCTCTAGGTGGAGCAACTGGGAAGACCTTGGAGGCAACCTAACTTCTGCTCCTGCTGCATCTTCTTGGGCACCTAACAGAATCGATACCTTTGCTCGTGGTACTGATAATGCTCTTTACCATAAATTCTGGAATGGTTCTAGGTGGAGTGATTGGGAAAACCTTGGCGGCAACCTGACTTCCTCACCTGCAGCTGTTTCTTGGGGAAATAATAGAATAGACGTGTTTGCTCGTGGTCAGGGTAACAGACTGTATCATAAGTGGTGGGACGGTTCTCGTTGGAGCGATTGGGAAGATCTTGGAGGCAACCTAACTTCTGCTCCTGCTGTATCCTCTAGAGCAGCTAACAGACTTGAAATATTTTCAAGAGGCACAAACAATCAGCTAATTACAAGGACATGGAACGGCTCTCGCTGGAGCGATTGGCAAAACCTTGGTGGAACTTTAAATTCAGATCCTGCTGCAGTTTCCTGGGGACCTAATAGAACTGACGTTTTTGCAAGAGGCACAAATAATTCTTTATGGCATATTTGGAGAGATTAGTGAGGTAAATATGGCACAGTTTAAAAACTTTTCTGGTTTTGTAACAAAAATAACTGATCTCAGGCAAGGGCAAAACGAGGAAACCTCCGGCTGCTATAAGATGATAACTCTTGAAAACAAGGAAGGAAGTATAGTAAATTTTGTAGCAGCACCTAACACTTATTTCGTAAATCATGAAGCAATATTTACAGGGGATGAAGTAACGGGCTTTTACGATGCAAATAAACCTGTAATCCTCATTTATCCACCTCAATACGAGGCCATTGTTATGTCTAAGATCTCACCAACGCAAAATATAAAGGTAGATTATTTTAACAGTCAGCTTATAAGCAGCGATGAAAATTTAAAATTAAATCTTTCTTCTTCTACTGAAATTTTACTTACTAATGATCAACCATTTAGAAGGAATCCTGCAAACAAGAATCTAATTGTTGTGTATGGACCTTCTACAAAAAGTATTCCTGCTCAAACAACTCCTTATAAAATAATTGTTTTGTGCAGAGGTGCTGAATAAAATAATGAGGACGGTTTTTCCGTCCTCATTATTTTATTTTTTGTGAGGAACTAAATGTATAGCCTCACCTGATAGCCCCATAACAGCTTCTAAAAAAACTTCAGAAAGAGTAGGGTGTGCGTGGATAGTATTTTTTATTTGACCTACCTTCATATTATTAGCTATTGCTAAAGTACCCTCATGAATCAAATCAGAAGCATGCGGCCCCATAATATGAACTCCAACTATAGCATCATCAACAGCTATTACCTTAATAAAGCCTTCTCCTTCACCTAGTGCAAGTGCCTTGCCATTGGCACCAAACATAAACTTGCTTATTTTATAAGGCAAGCCCTGTCTTTTAGCTTCGTCTTCAGTTAAGCCGGCTGAAGCTATCTCTGGAAAAACAAATATGCAGCTTGGTACCACATAATTTAAAGCTGAAGAATCTGCTCCCATAATCCTCTCGGCAGCTATAATACCTTGATGTGAAGCTACGTGGGCCAGCATTATTTTCCCATTTACATCACCGACAGCATAGATTCCTTTTACATTCGTTTCACAGTAAGAGTCTACCTTAATCCCCTTTCTATCATAGTCTATGCCAATAGCTTCAAGATTAAGCCCGCTTACTACAGGAACTCTCCCTACTGAAATAAGTACCTTCTCAGCTTCAATCTTTACGTCACCTTTTTTACCTTCTCCATATACAACATACCCATTAAAGCTTTTTTCTATTTTGTTTACTTTAGTAGATAGGTTTATATTCATACCTTTTTTCTTTAAAGCTGCCGTTAGCCTTTTTGTGATATCACTATCTGTAGGTCCTAAAATATTTGGCATGTATTCTACTACGCTAACCTTTGTACCCATTGCATTAAATACACAGGCAAGCTCCATACCTACAACTCCACCACCTATTACTGCGAGAGAGCTTGGTATGCTCTTGAAATTAAGTATATCTTCACTAGTATAAATCTCTTCCTGATCTGCACCTTCAATTGGAGGAATAGCTGATGCAGAGCCTGTAGCTATTATAAAATTGTTAGCACTTAATTCACTTGTACTTCCATCTTCTCTTGAAACTTCAACTGTATTTTTGTCCCTAAATACAGCAATTCCATTAATAACTTCAACATTATTGGCCTTTAGAAGTTGGGTTACTCCACCCACCAACTGATCAATAATACATTGTTTTCTACAGTGCACTTTTTCTATGTCAATATCAAAACCTGGAATACTTATTCCAAATTCATCTATGTTTCTTAAGGTATTTATTATTTCTGCATTTCTATAAAGGGCCTTGGTTGGAATACAGCCTCTATTAAGACATGTACCACCAAGCCTATCCTTTTCAATCAAGCATACTCTTGCACCAAGCTGAGCAGCTCTTATTGCAGCCACATATCCACCGGGTCCGCCACCTATAACTATTAAATCCTTGTCCATTTTTTTCACCTTCTTTTTATTTGTTCTAGCATATATTATTCATATAAAACAAGGTATACATGAATCCAACGCTTTTCTTATCTCATGTATACCTTAGTCAATTAACATACTTTATATATTGCAGCGGTAGTTTTACCTAACCTATTTGCTATATCTTAAAACAGGAGTTCTAGCAGCCCTAACATCATCCACTCTTCTTACAGGCGTATTGTGAGGTGCTTTCTTTAATAGCTCTGGGTTCTCTACAGCTTCCTTTGCAATATTTATCATTGCATCTACAAAAGCATCCAAAGTTTCAAGACTCTCTGTTTCAGTAGGCTCAACCATAATTGCACTGTCAACTATGAGTGGAAAATATATAGTTGGTGGATGATAGCCATAGTCAATAATCCTCTTTGCTACATCTAAAGTTGAGATTCCTGCTCCATAATCCTTTAAACCAGCCAAAACAAACTCATGCTTGCATACAGTATCTAAGGAAATATAATAATCCTTAAGCTTTTCTTTCATATAGTTAGCATTTAACACAGCGGTCTCACTTACTTTCTTAAGCCCTTCTGCTCCCATAGTAAGAATATAGGTATAGGCTCTAACAAGCATTCCAAAGTTTCCGTAGAAGCTTTTTATTTTCCCTATTGAAAGAGGTTTATCATAGCTTAGTAAGTATTTATCCTCTTCCTTTTTTATAAAAGGCACAGGAAGATATGGTATAAGTTCTTTCTTAACACCAACAGGACCACTCCCTGGACCTCCTCCGCCATGCGGTGTAGTGAAGGTCTTATGAAGGTTTAAGTGGACAATATCAAAGCCCATATCCCCTGGTCTTGTTATACCCATAATGGCATTTGTATTGGCTCCATCGTAATATAATAAACCTCCTGCTTCATGAACAAGTCCTGCAATTTCACTTATATTAGTTTCAAATAATCCAAGAGTACTTGGATTAGTCAACATAAGTCCTGCTGTGTCTTTGCCTAAAACAGCCTTTAAATTTTCTAAATCAACAGCTCCATTTTCATCTGATTTTATTTCTATTACATCGTAACCCGCAACAGCAGCACTGGCAGGATTAGTGCCATGCGCAGAGTCCGGGCATATTATCTTTGTTCTATTTTCTTCTCCTCTGCTTTCGTGGTATGCCTTCATAATCATAAGACCAGTAAGTTCTCCATGAGCTCCTGCTGCTGGCTGGAGTGTAAATCCATCCATTCCAACTATTTCAGCAAGTTTTCTTTCAAGGCTATACATAAGCTCTAGAGCTCCTTGAGTAGTTCTCTCCGGCTGATATGGATGAACATTTGCAAAGCGAGGATTTGAAGCCATATCTTCATTTATCTTTGGATTATACTTCATTGTACAGGACCCAAGCGGATAAAAACCTGAATCAACACCATAATTTTTATTTGAAAGCAAAGTATAGTGCCTTATAACATCAACTTCGCTAACTTCAGGAAGCTCTAAAGGTTTCTTTCTTAAAAATTCTTCTGGAATTAAATCTTCTCCATCTATCTCAGGCACATCACAGCTTGGAAGTGTATAAGCTTTTCTTCCTTCCTTTGATAGATCAAATATAAGCTTGTTATATTCCTTCATACTATATCACCTCCATAACTCTTACTAACCTGTCGATTTCTTCCCTGCTTCTCTTTTCGGTTACACAGAATAAGAGGCAATTTTTAATGTCCGGGTAGTTATTTTCTAATGGATATCCCCCTAAAATTCCATCCATTAGAAGTTCACTACTAACAGTAGCTGAATCGATTACGGTTTCAACCACAAATTCCTTAAAGAATGGTTTATTAAATACAGCCTTACAAGTTCCTGATTTTATGAGTTGATTATAGGCATAATGAGATTTTCTCAAGCATTGCTCTGCAACCTCCTTAAGCCCTTCCTTACCCATAACTGACATATAAACTGCAGCTGCAAGTGCATTTAAGGATTGATTGGAGCATATATTGGAAGTTGCCTTTTGTCTTCTTATATGCTGTTCTCTAGCCTGTAAGGTTAATACAAAAGCCCTCTTACCATCTACATCTTCTGTTTGACCTACTATTCTTCCAGGCATCTTTCTCATAAGCTTTGAAGTTGATGCCATAAAACCTAAATAAGGTCCTCCAAAATTCATAGCATTTCCTAAAGCTTGACCTTCTCCAACAACTATATCTGCTCCTATTTCTCCAGGAGTTTTTAAAATACTTAGCGAGATTGGATCAACCTTCATAACAAGGAGCGCCTTATTTTCATGAGTTATTTTTTCAACCTCAGCTAAATTTTCTATTATTCCAAAGAAATTTGGATTTTGAACTATAACTGCGGCTGTATTCTTGTCCACTAAGTTTCTTAACTTTTCGGAATCGGTTTCTCCCTCCTGATAATCCACCTCCATAAGGGTGCCGCCATGAAATCTAACATAGGTTTCAAGCACTCTTCTAGTGTCTGGATGAACAGTTTTAGAAACTATAATATTCTTTCTCTTTGTGCTTTCCATAGAAATCATAGCTGCCTCAGCACAAGCTGTAGCGCCATCATACATCGAAGCATTGGAAACTTCCATGCCGGTAAGCTCTGCAATCATGGTCTGATACTCAAAAATTGCTTGAAGAGTACCTTGGCTTATCTCAGGTTGATAGGGAGTGTACGCGGTATAAAATTCTGATCTTCCTGTTATATGTTTTACAACCGACGGTATATAGTGGTCATATGAACCAGCCCCTAAAAAACATACCAAATCTTCATCATTAAGATTTTTTTCTGAGAGCCTTTTAATTTCTCTGCCAACTTCAAGTTCAGACATAGGAGCATTTATGTTCAATCTTCGCTTTAATCGAACACCCTCAGGTATATCCTTAAATAATTCCTCAGTGCTGGACATTCCAATAGCTTCAAGCATTTTCTTTTGGTCTAAGTCAGTATTAGGTATATAAGGAAACATACGCAACCTCCTTTAAGCTCATTTAACTCCTATTCCTCTTTATCGCAAAAATCTTCATATTCCTCTGATGTCAATAAATCTTCAAGCTCTGACTTATCTGACATTTCTATAATTATCATCCAGTTTTCAAAAGCATTTTCATTTACTAAGGCTGGATCATCTACTACTGCATCGTTAACTTCCAGCACCGTACCACTAACTGGAGTAAACATATCAGAAGCTGCTTTAACTGATTCTACAGCACCAAAAACTTCTCCTGCGCTAAACTCTGCTTCAACCTCCGGAAGCTCAACATAGACAATGCTTCCTAGAGCATGCTGAGCATAATCAGTTATTCCAATGTAGGCCTTTTTTCCCTTAACCTTAACCCATTCATGCTCCTTTGAATAAAGTAAATCTTTTAAAACCTTCATTTCATATTCCCTCCTGCATTCATTTCTTATAATTTTTATTGTAAAATTTTTTATTTATAACTTCTGCCTTAACAGGCTTGTTTCTTATCAAGATATTTATTTCTGTTCCAAGCTCAGCATATTCATAAGAAACGAGAGCTAGACCTATGCTCTTTTTAAGAGTAGGTGACATATAGCCTGTGGTAACATAACCAATCTTTTCACCATTAGCTGTAACTTCATATCCGTTTCTTGGAATACCTCTTTCCTTAAGCCCAAAGCCAACAAGCTTTCTTTTTAGTCCCTCCTGTTTTTGCTTTAGAAGAGCTTCCTTACCAACAAAGCAGTCTTTATAAAGCTTCACAAAAAAGCCTAAGCCTGCTTCAAGAGGGGTTATTTCCTGCGAAATCTCATGACCGTATAATGGAAGAGCAGCCTCAAATCTTAAAGTATCTCTGCAACCTAATCCAGCTGGTTTAATTCCATGGACTTTTCCTGCCTCCAAAAGGCTGTTCCACAACTTTTCAATATGCTGATTATCAGTATATATCTCAAATCCATCTTCACCTGTATATCCAGTTCTAGAAACAAGACAGTTAACTCCGTCTATTGCTATGCTTTCATTAAAATAAAAAAACTTTATGTCATCTAAATTAAACTCTGTGAGCTTCTGAAGTATCTCCTGAGCCTTTGGACCCTGAAGAGCTAATTCTGAAATATCATTTGAAATATTTTCAAGCTCAACCTCATAGCTTTCTTTATTTTTAAGCATCCACTCATAATCTTTATCTATATTTCCAGCATTAATAACTAATAAATAATGCTCTCGGTTAAATTTATAAACTAGAAGGTCATCAACAACGCCGCCATCTTCATAGCACATAAGCGTATATATAACTTGATTATCTGAAAGTGTGCTTATATCATTGGTAACTAAGTTCTGAATATAATTGAAAGCATCTTTTCCTTTAACTTCTACCTCTCCCATATGAGATACATCGAACAAGCCGGCATTATTTCTTACTGCCTGGTGCTCTTCTATAATTCCTTCATACTGAACAGGCAGCAGCCAACCGGAAAATTCAATAATCTTCCCACCGTGCTTAAGATGGGTATCATATAGCCTGGTCTTCTTAGCACTCTCCATTTTAAATCCCTCCTTTTCTAATAAAGCATACCTCGTCATATTTACCTTTGAAGAATATACATTTAATAGTATTATAATTAGTTGTTTTATATGCCCTGAATATATTTTTCAAGGCTAAAAAACAAAAGGGATATGAATGCACAGTATTCCTGCGCAAATCATATCCCACTTTACATCCCTTAATTGCTTATGTTAAAATATCATATTTATAATCTAATCATAACTTCGTTTACATATTATGTCAATTAATAGTAGGATAATTAATAATTTAACAATTAATTTGAAACTTATTGTAAATTTTTTTAACTGTCTATATACTTAGTAAATATGGATTCTATGAGTTGAATATTAGTTTCTACTTATAGGTGTTAATTAAATTTTGGAGGTATAGCATGACACCAAAGCCAATCGTACAAATTAAAAATCTAAAAAAAAACATAGGTAAGAAGCAAATTATTAAAGGCATATCCTTTGATGTTTATGGGGGAGAAGTATTTGGTTTTCTTGGTCCAAATGGTGCAGGAAAGACAACCACAATCCGTATGCTTTTAGGTCTTATATCCATTACTGAAGGTGAAATATATATTGAAAGCCATAGCATAACAAAGGATTTCGAAAAGGCTATTGCTCATGTTGGCGGTATAGTTGAAAACCCTGATATGTATAAGCACCTTTCTGGATATAAAAATCTTGTTCACTATGCAAGAATGTATACTAATGTAAGAAAAGAAAGAATTGATGAAGTCATTAGGCTAGTCGGTCTTGAAAATAGAGTTAATGATAAAGTAAAAACTTACTCCCTTGGAATGCGTCAACGTCTAGGTTTAGCTCAAGCTCTTCTTCACTCACCTTCTTTATTAGTACTGGATGAACCTACAAATGGTCTTGATCCAGCTGGTATTCATGAGCTTAGAAATTTATTAAGAGACTTAGCTCATAAAGAAAATATAGCTGTATTCGTATCAAGCCATCTTTTATCAGAAATGGAGCTTATGTGTGATAGAGTTGGAATTATCCAAAATGGGTCTCTTGTTGATATTCAAACTCTAACCGATATGCTTCAGGATGAAAAAACAAGTAGTATCGTAGCTTTCAATGTTACCCCATTAGATAAAGCTAAAGAGATTCTAGAGAATTTATCTTCTAGCTACAAGCCTGCAATTAAAGAAAATGAAATCGAAGTCTCTATTGAAACTGAAGATATACCGGTTATCGTAGAAAAACTGGTTGAACAAAAAATAAGGATTTATGGAATATATAAACCAACCAGAAACCTAGAGGCTAAATTCTTAGAAGTAACAGGAGGTAATGAAATTGCATAAAATGCTTAATTTAATTCGTAATGAAAATCTGAAGCTGTATGGCCGTATCGGTACTTGGGTTATGATAGGTCTTTTAACTCTTGCTGTTATAGGTTCAGGAATTATTGTAAAAACCACATCAAAAACTATGACAGCACCTAATTGGAAAGAAGATCTTAGAAAGCAGAACGAGGATTTACAAACTACAATATCTCAAATGGAAAATATAGAAGCAACTAAAGGCGAATATACCAAGATGATAAAAATAAATGAATATAGAATAGAGAAGGATATTCCACCCGCTCGGGATAATAGTTTATGGGGTTTTGCTAGCGGTGCTTCCTCATTAATATCTCTTATTTCTCTATTCACTATTATAATAGGCGCCGGTATGGTTGCTAGCGAATTTTCTGAAGGAACAATAAAGCTCCTTCTAATAAGGCCCTCACGAAGATGGAAAATCCTTCTAGCTAAATACATATCAACTTTAATTACCTCACTTATAATGCTTATAATACTTTTTATAGTTTCTTTCATTGCAGGAGGAATACTTTTTGGCTTTGGCGGAGTGTCTGACCCTTACCTCAGCTACAGCAATGGTGCTGTAAAGGAAGTTAACATGGTTGCACATATATTCAGTGTATATGGTTATAACTGTGTCAATTTATTGATGATGGCTACTTTCGCTTTTATGGTATCAACAGTGTTTAGAAACAGCTCTCTAGCTATTGGAATTTCAATATTTCTTATGTTTACAGGGAGTACTCTTGTACAGCTTCTTAGCAAATACAACTGGGTTAAGTTTATTTTATTTGCTAACACAAATTTAAGGATGTATAACGATGGAGTTCCTCCAGTAAAAGGAATGACCCTTCAATTTTCAATAGCTGTACTTTTAACCTACTTTATTGTATTTAATGCTATCTCTTGGGTTGGTTTTTCAAAAAGAGATGTAGCAGCATAAAAAGGTGTCTGACTCTGAGGTGAAAAATCACGACAGAGTCAGACACCTTTTTTAGCTGTTAGCCACTCTTTTTTGCTTACTTACAACTAAGGCTATTGAAAAAATAGCTACTCCAAAACCTATTTCTATAAGCATGTAATTTAATATTGGTCTCAGATTCTCAAAAGTAAAGCTTGATAGCTTTCCGATTGTATTATTAGCTTTTACATACCAATATACAGGGCTAAAGCTTGCTATGGTTAGTGCCTTTTCACCTAGAAACTCCTGCGGCACAAATACACCACTTACAAAGCAAAGCCCTACCGAAAGCACATTGGATACAGCTGCCTGAGCATTCTTACTGTTTATTGAAAGTCCTACCAAGTAGCTTATGCTTAATGCCGATATCGTAAATATTAAAGCATTTATGCATATGAGAAGCCCATTATATGACATCATGTTCTTCCCATTTATTATTAGAATGAAAATAGTCATAACTGCATAACACACAAAAGCAAAAATTAAATTTCCTAAAATCATTTGAATATTAAAATTTCTATCTTTCATTGGAGAACATAGGTTTCTTCTTTTTAGATTCTTATCATTAAAAACCATTAAATTTGAGCTTACTCCAAGTATGAGCATTGCAAACAAGGAATAAGCAAAATAATTAAAATAATTTACAGCAAAAGTGTTGCTTTTCTTTTTAGCTCCAAAGGTTTTTAAATTAACTTTTATTTCAGAGGCAGCATCTTTAGAAACCTCTTTGATTAGATTCGCTTCTGTTATTCCAGGTATGTTATTAACATATACTCTTGCTGAATTCAAATATTTATTTACTGCCATGTCAACATACATGGAGGTCGTAGAACTTGGAACCGTAGTTTTTTCCAGCTCTACAGCTTCCCCCTTCATAAAAGAATCAGAGAAATTTTCAGGTATGGTTAATATATACTCTACATTTCTATAAAACAAAGCATCCTGAAGTTTTTCTTGTTCATTTTCAATTTGAACAAAGTTTACGTATTTTGATAAATAATCCTTAAATCCATCTATAAAAACAGTATTCTTGTCTAAATTTATAAAGGCGATATTAGTCTTTGTTTGTGAAAAAGTGTCTTCGCTTTTCGGCATTGATGAAATAGAAAATACCATTGCCATAGCTAAAAATACTATCAGATATATGCTCATTTGTTTTATATTGGCTTTAATAATTTTAAAATAAACCTTAAAGACTTGCATACTTCTGCCTCCTTATAATGTAGTAGGTTATCAAGCAAAACACCACAGACAATGCCACTAATATGAAGGTGTTTACAAAGAATCTACCATGAGTATTGTAATAATACAAAGTGTAGAAACCGTCTGTAATAAGACTTGCAGGATTAATGTAAGCTAAAGCAGGCAGCTTTTGTTCTACAAAATACTTTATGCTTGCCTGGTACATTCCTGATAAAATAGAACCTATCATTGAAACTGATATTAGTATTGCAACCTTCATACCTTCCTTTTTCTTTACTAAAGCACTTATCATGGCTCCCATAGAAACTCCTACCATACAGCCCACAAAACACAGCAGCAAAATATAAGGTAACTGGTTGCCAAAATTTATCTTTAAAATAAACCTTAAATATCCTAGCAGGATGAGTATTTGTGCAAATTGAACCATAAACGCTGCTGAAAAGCTATATATAAACACCTTCATCTTATGCACCGGAACCATATTAACTCTAGCTGCCCTCTTAGACAAATCCGCCTGTATATCTGTTATTTCTTTTAACCCTAGAAACCCTCCGTAAAGACATGCCATTGCGATAAGGGAATAGAAATAGTTTAAAATAGTATCTGGTTCTCCTCTTGAAGGGGAGATTTCTTTAGTGTATTCCTTATAGGATGAGATATCTTCCATTAAAGCTGTATTCATCATTGCCTGGGGATTTTCTTTAGCAATGCCTGCTATAGTACTTTCAATCTGTTTATAATTGTCTAAATAAGACTTAATAATAGTTTGGTTTAAGCCCGAAGACTTAACTACTAGATTTATATCTGGATTTAAATAAATATATCCTTCTATCTTGCTGTTTTTAAGAAGCTCTTCAGCTTTATCCTCTTCAGCAAAAGTTACGTTGAACAGTTTATCCTCTCCTGCTTTAGATACCTGTTCCATAGCTCCCTTAAAACCTTCATTGTTTTTGTAGTATTGATTATCTACTACAGCTATATCAATAGCTTTAAAAATCTCGCTGCTTGAAAGATTAGAAAATGCGATTTTAAATAAGGTAGCTAGCAGTATTGGAAAGACCAGACTCCAAAACACAAGCTGTTTATCTCTTATTAAGCATTTTAATCTTGTAACAAATATATGCCCAAACATACCTATACCCCCTGATCCCTAAGCTCTTTACCTGTTATCTCTAGGAAAACATCATTTAAAGTTGGCAGCTCCGAATAAATTTTCCCAAATTCAATATCATGTTGGTTCAAGAATTCTAAAATTCTAACTAAATTGTTCTTACCCTTTTTAGATTTAATAACCAAAGTGTTTTCCCTATATTCTGTATTCTCAACAGTAGATAATTGTTTTATTTCCTCCAACAGCTTAGGAGATAAGTTGTATACTTCTGCAGTAATCTTTTCCCCCATCTTAATCATCGCCTTTAATTCTTCTTTTGTTCCTAAAGCTACAGTCTTACCCTTATCTAATATGGCTATTCTATCGCAGATTTGCTCAACCTCTTCCATATAGTGAGTAGTATATATGATGGTTGCTCCCTGCTGATTCAGCTTTTTAATTCCTGTTAAAATATTGTTTCTGCTTTGAGGATCTACAGCAACCGTTGGCTCATCAAGGATTATGAGTTTAGGTTTATGAGCTACACCGCAAGCTATATTTAATCTTCTTAAAAGACCTCCGCTTAGCTTCTTTGGATAAAACTTTCTAAAATCCTTTAATCCTACAAACTCAATTGCTTCTTCAACAAGCTGCTTTCTCTTAGCTTTATCTTCTACATAAAGTCCGCAGAAATAATCTATATTTTCATATACTGTAAGTTCCTCAAATACTGCAACATCCTGCATTACAATTCCTATATCTTTTTTTA
The genomic region above belongs to Clostridium swellfunianum and contains:
- a CDS encoding ABC transporter permease, whose amino-acid sequence is MFGHIFVTRLKCLIRDKQLVFWSLVFPILLATLFKIAFSNLSSSEIFKAIDIAVVDNQYYKNNEGFKGAMEQVSKAGEDKLFNVTFAEEDKAEELLKNSKIEGYIYLNPDINLVVKSSGLNQTIIKSYLDNYKQIESTIAGIAKENPQAMMNTALMEDISSYKEYTKEISPSRGEPDTILNYFYSLIAMACLYGGFLGLKEITDIQADLSKRAARVNMVPVHKMKVFIYSFSAAFMVQFAQILILLGYLRFILKINFGNQLPYILLLCFVGCMVGVSMGAMISALVKKKEGMKVAILISVSMIGSILSGMYQASIKYFVEQKLPALAYINPASLITDGFYTLYYYNTHGRFFVNTFILVALSVVFCLITYYIIRRQKYASL
- a CDS encoding ABC transporter ATP-binding protein, encoding MIVKVSNLVKRYNEVLALDHFNLEVKEGEIFGLLGPNGSGKSTSINCILSLLKYDKGEIRIFNKPMTPDAYEIKKDIGIVMQDVAVFEELTVYENIDYFCGLYVEDKAKRKQLVEEAIEFVGLKDFRKFYPKKLSGGLLRRLNIACGVAHKPKLIILDEPTVAVDPQSRNNILTGIKKLNQQGATIIYTTHYMEEVEQICDRIAILDKGKTVALGTKEELKAMIKMGEKITAEVYNLSPKLLEEIKQLSTVENTEYRENTLVIKSKKGKNNLVRILEFLNQHDIEFGKIYSELPTLNDVFLEITGKELRDQGV
- a CDS encoding ABC transporter permease; this encodes MQVFKVYFKIIKANIKQMSIYLIVFLAMAMVFSISSMPKSEDTFSQTKTNIAFINLDKNTVFIDGFKDYLSKYVNFVQIENEQEKLQDALFYRNVEYILTIPENFSDSFMKGEAVELEKTTVPSSTTSMYVDMAVNKYLNSARVYVNNIPGITEANLIKEVSKDAASEIKVNLKTFGAKKKSNTFAVNYFNYFAYSLFAMLILGVSSNLMVFNDKNLKRRNLCSPMKDRNFNIQMILGNLIFAFVCYAVMTIFILIINGKNMMSYNGLLICINALIFTISALSISYLVGLSINSKNAQAAVSNVLSVGLCFVSGVFVPQEFLGEKALTIASFSPVYWYVKANNTIGKLSSFTFENLRPILNYMLIEIGFGVAIFSIALVVSKQKRVANS